Below is a window of Enterobacter kobei DNA.
TCCACGCGCACCGGCTGGAAAGTCCCTGCGCCAACGTGCAGCGTTACGAACGCCATCTCCACGCCTTTTTCACGCAGGCGCGCCAGCAGTGGCTCATCAAAGTGCAGGCCCGCGGTCGGCGCGGCAACGGCACCCGGCTTCTGGCTGTAGACGGTCTGATAGAGTTCACGGCCGGCGTCTTCATCCGGTCGATCGATATACGGCGGCAGCGGCATATGGCCGATGGCGTTAAGAATATCCAGCACCGGGCGTTCATCGTTGAACTCCACTTCAAACAGCGCATCGTGACGCGCCACCATGGTGGCTTTAACGCTGTCATCGTCGCCTAATAGCAGCTCGGCACCCGGCTTCGGCGCTTTAGAGGCGCGAATATGTGCCAGAATACGTTTATCATCCAGCATACGCTCAACCAGTACTTCGATCTTACCGCCGCTGGCTTTACGGCCAAACAGACGCGCCGGGATCACGCGGGTATTGTTAAAGACCAGCAGATCGCCAGGGTTGAGCTTATCGAGCAGATCGGTGAAAGTACCATGCGTCAGCGCGCCCGTCGGCCCGTCCAGCGATAACAGGCGGCAGCTGCTACGCGCAGGCACAGGATAATGGGCGATCAGGGATTCGGGTAATTCAAAGGAAAAATCGGCAACGCGCATGACTTACACTCAGACTGAAAAACAGGCGGGATAGTCTAGTGCTACGGTGCTTCCGCTGCAACAGCTACGCCTCTTTTATGGATTAACTAAACAATGAACTTCCTCGCACACCTGCATCTTGCACACCTCGCAGAAAGCTCGCTTCCGGGTAATTTGCTGGGGGATTTTGTTCGCGGCAACCCGCAGGATGCGTATCCGGCCGAGATTGTCGACGGCATTCGCATGCACCGCCGTATTGACGTACTGACCGATAATCTGCCGGAAGTCCGCGAGGCGCGGGAGTGGTTTCGCCCGCAGACGCGCCGGGTCGCGCCTATTACCCTCGACGTGATGTGGGATCATTTCCTGTCGCGTCACTGGGCGCAGATATCGCCGGAGATGCCGCTGACCGCCTTTGTCAGCTACGCCCGTGCGCAGGTCGCCACCATTCTGCCCTCCTCGCCGGCGCGCTTCGTCAACCTGAATGACTATTTGTGGTCAGAGAAATGGCTGGAGCGCTATCGGGATATGGATTTTATTCAGCAGGTACTCAACGGCATGGCGACCCGCCGTCCCAGACTGGATGCGCTGCGCGACTCGTGGCAGGATCTGGATACGCACTACGCTGCGCTGGAAAAACTGTTTTTTCAGTTCTATCCCCGCATGATGGCACAGGCGAAAAACAAAGAACTTTAATGCTTGCGCTTTAATGGCAGGTGATTATCTTGATAGCGACGCTATCCCTACAATTACACAGGAGAAATATTATGGTACTGGTCACTCGTCCGGCTCCAGACTTTACCGCCGCCGCCGTGCTTGGCAGTGGTGAAATTGTTGAGAATTTCAACTTCAAACAGCATACCCAGGGCAAAGCGACCGTTCTGTTTTTCTGGCCGATGGACTTCACCTTCGTCTGCCCGTCAGAACTGATCGCCTTTGACAAGCGTTACGAAGAATTCCAGAAGCGCGGCGTGGAAGTGGTTGGCGTTTCTTTTGACTCTGAATTTGTTCATAACGCCTGGCGTAACACCCCGGTCGACAAAGGCGGCATTGGCCCGGTGAAATACGCGATGGTGGCTGACATCAAACGCGAAGTGCAGAAAGCGTACGGCATTGAACACCCGGACGCTGGCGTGGCGCTGCGCGGCTCCTTCCTGATCGACGCTAACGGTATCGTGCGCCATCAGGTTGTGAACGATCTGCCGCTGGGACGTAACATCGACGAAATGCTGCGTATGGTGGATGCTCTGCAATTCCACGAAGAGCACGGCGAAGTGTGCCCGGCCCAGTGGGAAAAAGGCAAAGAAGGTATGAACGCGTCTCCGGATGGCGTGGCGAAATACCTGAGCGAGAACCTCACCAGCCTGTAAGCCGTTTTTGCCCGGTGGCGCTACGCTTACCGGGCCTACAGGATTTCGGTGACCTGCCCGGTGGCGCTACGCTTACCGGGCCTGCCGTTGTTCCGTAGATCGTCATACGTAGGCCGGGTAAGGCGTAGCCGCCACCCGGCATTTTTATACCGACTTCTGCCGTACCTCGCGCCAGATGCCCAACCCTACCCCGATCAGCACCAGCACGCCCAACACCAGCGCCGCCCACACCAGCATCTTCTTCCACTGGCTTTGCTGCTGCGCCGGATCCACCGCCGTCAGCCGTGCGTCACCGCCCAGCACAATACGATCCTGCACCAGCGCCTCCGGGATCTGCGCATTCTCCTGACGCAGCGCAGCGGGCACCAGCATATCGACCTCCATTGCCTGCGGCTGCGCGGCACCATTACCCCACGCCAGTAAAAACGGCCCTTTGCCCTGCGCGTTGAAGATCAACGTCTGGCTGGCGCGCTCGCCGGTCACCCGGGCAATACCGTCCTCCAGCTGGCCGTTTACCGCCGTCACGCGGATCGCCTGCACCAGCCCGCCGGTGGTCAACGGCTCAGAGGACTTACCGTTCAGTTGATAAATCACGCTTTTCGCCAGCGGTTGCCATGCGGCCTTTGCCGCGCTGCGGTACTCGATCGCCAGCGGCAGCACGCGCCCTTCCCGGGCTTCGATCATCACCGACACCAGCGGCTGTGGCCGTTGCCAGGAGAACTCCTGCACCGACGAGGAGACCGTTTTCGCCACTGCATTCAGACGGATATTCACCGCCGTATCGCTGTAAATCTGCTCCACTGCCGTCGCGCCGGTCAGCATCGGCGCTCGCGCGGCGTCATTGAAGACCACCAGCACATAACGCATCTCCGTCGGATACACCGTAGCGCTGAAATCCAGGGTATCCAGCAACAGGCGGTCGCTGCCGGAGGTCAGATCCATCAGCGGCATATCGCGTCCATACAACGTCCAGTTTTTCAGATCGCTGCTGACGTACACATCTGTGCGTCCCTGCCAGTTAGCCGGCACGGCGTTCCATGTCAGCTTCAGCTGTGACAGCGGAAACTCGTCTTTTTGCGTTTCAGGCAGGGTTAACAGATAGCTTTTGCCCGCCGTCTTTTTGCCTTCGCCATCGAGACGGATTTCAATGCCGTCCTGCGAGCGCAGCCACAGGGTTTCTGACGCGGCATTATTTTCCGGCACCGGTTCAAGGGCGAACAGGCGCAGCGGCAGCGTGCGCGGCGGCGTCTGTTTCTGCACCGCCGGGATCAGCGTAAAGGGCACCGCGTGCCCTTGCTGATTGAAGACCCGCACATCGCGCAGATCGGGCGCAACGCTGTCGGTATAGATACGCTCCGGCAGCGTCACCTGATACAGCGGTGACGCTGTGGTCGTCTCCAGCGCTGCGCCCCAGGCATAATCCTTTGGCGTTTCCGGGGTAGCGTCCTGGCTCCAGCCCGGCAGCGCCGCGCCGAGCAACGCACAAAAAAGTATCCGTCTGATGATCGTCATTATCCTTGTTCCTCGTTATGCGTCTGTTGTACCCGGGGCGGCAACGGTGAGAAATAGCCCACGATCAGCACCAGCACCGCCACGCCGATAAAGGCGACCGCGCGGGCCAGCCCGCCGCCGCCCGCGCTGTCCACCAGCATCAGTTTTACAATCACCACGCCAAGTAGCGCCGCACCGCACAGCCATTCATGCCGCGATACCTGCCGGGCGGCGCGCAGCATCACCAGCAGCGCCACCAGCATCCAGAACAGCGCGAAGCAGGTCTGTACCAGTCGGGACGACCATAACGCGCTTACCGACCAGTCGATCGCGCCATACCACGCGAGGCTGCGCAACAGCAGGCCGTTCAGCCACCAGAAGGCAAGCCCTGCCAGCAGCAGCGGCACACGTTTATGGATCTCACGTCCCTGCTGCGGGAAATAGCGGGCGCACAACCGCGCCAGCGCGAGCAGCGCCAGTAAAGCAAAGGCGGCCCCCTCCTCCAGCGGATTGAGCAATGGCCGGTAGCCCTGCTCCATCACCACGCCATCATCAATATTGGTCAGCAGCAGCATCACCAGCAGGAAGAAGCCCATGGGGGCCAGCGCCAGCGTGCCGTACCACTGCGGCCAGACGCGAAGCGGCCACAGCGAGCGTTGCAGACCGGCGCGCACCAACAGGATCACCGCTGCCGCCGCCGTCATCGCCAGACCCGCCTGCCACGGGAACATGCCCCACGAGAGCGCATCGATATACCACCACAGCTCTGCCGCCAGCGCGGCGATAATCATCCAGAACAGCGACAGGTGCAGTCCCTGCGAAAGATAAGGCACGGGCGGCGTGCGCTGTTGATACAACAGCCAGAGCGCGGACGGTAGCGCGATACACCAGGCGAGATTTTGCCAGCCAGCGCTGAAGATCGCCCCCTGGGCGGCGATCTGCCAGACCAGCGTCGCCAGCATCAACGGCCACAGTAGCCAGACGCTATAGCTGAGCGCGCGCCAGCGCAGCCGTTGCGCGGCCCACCGCCAGCCATGCACGCTCAGGGCGATGAACGCCAGCAGGCCCGGCAGGTCGTTCATCCACCGGCTTAAGGTCAGCGCCGACAGCCCGTGCAGGGCCAGCAGCCAGAAGATAATGCCCCCTGCCAGCAGGCCATAGCTGCCCTGCGTATTCAGGCCGCGCCATAGCCAGGCGGCGGCGATCCACGTCAGGCTCAGCACCGCAAAAATCATCAGTTGTGACAGCGCCGGAAGCAGATCCTGCACCGCCCACAGCGCGCTGCCCACGGCCAGCAGCAGTAAACCGGTGCCGCTGTAGCTCATCCGCCGTTGCTGTTGCTGAACGCCCAGCCACAGTATGCCCAGCCCTTCCAGCGCCCAGGCCATCGACGTCCAGCGCGCAGAAAGCGCCAGCGGGATCGCCAGCGTGACAAACGCGCCGCCCAGCGCCAGCGCGGCCAGCACCAGCGGCCGCCCGAGTTCAGGTTTACGCCGCAGTACCAGCCACGCCAGCAGCAGATAAAACGCACCAAACCCGAGCGCGGAAAACGCCGGGCCAAAGGTGAAATCCTGAGTAAGCGCGTACTGCATGCCAAAACCGATCAGCGGCGGTGCGAACAGCAGTACGCCGTCAATAATGCGTTTGCCGCCGCCCTGCGCGCGCAGCGACAGCCCGACGCTCAGCACGCCGAACAGCACAATATTGGCGATCAGGAACAGCTGGCAACTGAGGTAAAACTCAGGCCGGTAGCCATACAGTCCCCACACGCCGCCGACGCCGAAGGTAAACAGCAGACCAAGCAGGTTGAGCACCCGCCAGTGCTGCCAGACGCTGATGGCAAGAATGCCGCAGGAGAGCAGCAGATAGAACGAGAACAGCCCGATATGGCTGCCGCCGCCGGTAGAGAGCAGCAGTGGCGCGAGATAACCGCCGAGACTGGCGAGCATCGCCAGGCTTAAGGCGCGCTGCAATACCGCCAGCCCGACGCTCACCGCGCAGATCAGCAGCAGCAAAGCAAAAGCCAGCGTCACAGGCAGCATCTGCCAGAGCCGGAACGCGCCGAATACCGTCAGATAGAGCACGCCGGTTGCGCCACCTTGCAAAATCAGCGCATAGACCGGTTGTTTATGGCGCAGTCGCCAGCCGAGCGCCAGCAGTACCACGGCCGCCAGCGCCGCCACGCACAGGCGCAGTTCCAGCGGAAACAGATCGCGCTCGACGGAATAGCGGAATAAAAACGCCAGCCCGAAGAACAGCAGCAGAATGCCAAGTTTTGCCAGCGGGTTGCCGCGCATAAACCAGCTCACCAGCGAGGTGATCATGCCGCCTTGCGGTTCATCAGATACGGGCTTGCTGGTCGCCGCCGGGGTGACGGCGACCGGCTCAGACAACGCCGGTTTCGCCGCCCAGGGATCGACAGCGGGGGGTGGCGGTGCAGGCACAATGACCGGCACAGGAACAGGTTCCGGCTCCACTGTCCGTTCAGGCAGCGGTTGCGGCGCAGGCGCATTTGCCTGTCCCGCCAGCTGCTGCTCCAGCGCCGTCAGCCGTTCACGCAATACGCCCAGTTCCCGCTGCGTATCGCTGCTTTTTCGCCACGCTCTGATCGCCAGCGCAGGGGCGACAATCAGGGCGAAAAAGAGAACAAGACCGGCAACCAGCAAAAGCTCATCCATGGTTTTACCTTCGGTTCGGTGATCACTCCCGAAAGGATATTACATTTCTTTTCAACCCTGATAAAAATGTTTCGAAAGGTTCAGCGGTTGCGCCACAGCGTGGCGGAAATCGCCGGTAGCGACAGCACATTATCCTCGATGGTGCCGGTACCCACTTTGCACTGCCAGGCCGGAACATCCACCAGCGGCAAATCCGTCAGCACCACCTCGCAGGCCTTGCCACGGTTGATCGCCACCAGCACGCGTTCATGCTGGAAAACGCGCACAAACACCACCACATCGCCTTCGGCATGCAGTACCTGACAGCCGCCGTGACGCAAAGCGCGGCTTTTCTTGCGCAGCGTCGCCATCTGCTGATAAAGCGCGAACAGCGTGGCATCCTGTTTTTCTTTGTCCCACGGGAATGGCTTACGGCAGAAGGGATCGTTGTTGCCATCCAGTCCCACTTCATCGCCGTAATAGATACAGGGCACACCGGGCCAGCTGAACAGCCAGACCACCGCCAGCGGCATCCGCGCGATGTCCTTGCCAAGCAGCGTCTTAAAACGCGAGGTGTCGTGGCTGTCGAGCTGGTTAAACATGCGCAACTGTTGCTGATGCGACAGCCCGGCGCGGTAGTTATCCATCCACGCCATGCAGGTGGCGGCATCGATATGCTGCGGATCGTAGGAAATATCGGTGTTTGCGAGGAAGCCCCACAGCGGAATGGTAAAGCCGCGATAGTTCATCGCCGCGTCTTCGGCATCCGCCTGCAACCACTGCCGTGCATCACCAAAATGCTCACCCACGATATAGGCTTCCGGCTGCGTCTCTTTCGCCGCCTGACTGATACCACTGATGTGCAGCAGGTTATTACGCGCGCCGCCTGCTTCACCCAGCATATGCACCACATCCAGCCGCCAGCCGTCCATATTCCAGGGTGCTTTCAGCCAGTGACGCACAATACTGTCTTCCCCCTTATAAATCTCCTCCACCAGCGAGGCAGACTGATAATCCAGCTTCGGCAGGCTGGCGTAGCCAAGCCAGTCAAGGGCGTGCCCCTCGTCGGAAAAGCTGTACCATTCGCGCCACTCGGACGCCGGGTTATGGCATGCGCCGGTGGTGCCACGATTATGCCGGTCAAACCAGGCATGGGAGTCGCCGCTGTGGTTAAACACGCCGTCGAGCACCAGGCGGATCCCCTCGCGCTGCGTGTTCGCGCGCAGCCGCAGCAGCGCCTGATCGCCGCCGAACTGCGGATCGACGTGACGATAATCTTCGGTGTCGTATTTGTGCACGCTGGGGGCGACAAATACCGGGTTAAGGTAGAGCGCCGTGACGCCAAGCTTTTTCAGGTACGGCAGCTTTTCGCTGATGCCGTCCAGATCGCCGCCGTAAAAGGTTGATCCCCCCGCCTCGCCGGTGAGGGGTTCATCCCAGTCGCGCAGCACGATCTCGTGCCCGGCGGCGTGGTGGTAATAAACGTTATCCTGCTGTGGGGTGCGCGGCTGGCTGCGGGCAAAGCGATCGGGGAAAATCTGATAAAACACCTGATCCGCCACCCACTGCGGGCCGGTATCCGGGCAGTCGATGGCAAATTGCTCCAGCCGTGCAGGGGGAAAATCGCTAAAGTCCTGCGGCGTAAACCAGCGCTGGCGGTCCGCCCACAGCAGTTTAAAACTGTAGCGACGGCGCGGTTGTCCTTCAGACACGTCAATGGCGACCCGCCAGGCCGTCACGCCCGGACAGGGCGCGCGACGCAGCGGGTGCATCGTAATAGACGTCTCTTCGTTGTCCTTCTCCGTGCGCAATTTAACCTGCGCAGGCAGATCGTTACCCGCCAGCCACAAGGTTATAAAAAGCTGATCTTTATTGAGTTTTACAAATGGCGCTACCGGAAGATGCCAAGCGTTCAACATCGTTTTACCCCTTGCTGAAAAATGACGCCACCTTGCCACAGCAACGTGAAAGTTCACTCATCATACTGCTGATAATTGGGGGAGGAGTATGGGGGAGGAGGAAAATCAAAGGCATTGCCGGGCGGCATGGCGCACACCCGGCAAAAAATTGCGTAAATCAGGCCGTTTTACGATCGTAACGGCGTTTGAACATCCAGCCCACCAGCAGCAGCGCGATCCATGCAAAACCGACGTACAGCGAAATACGGGTTTCCGGGTGCCAGCCAATCAGCGCAATGATAAACACCAGGAAGATCAGACCGGCCACCGTGGTAGGCACGCCGCCCGGCACTTTAAACTTCAGCGCCGCGACCTCTTCCGGCGGCAGGCGGCGACGGAAAGCGATTTGCGACAGCAAAATCATGATCCACACCCACACAGTGGCGAAGGTCGCCAGCGAGGCGATCACCAGGAAGACATTTTCCGGCATGATGTAGTTCAGCCAGGCAGCAAACAGCAGTGCCACCGTCATCACTACCACCGTGACCCACGGAATGCCGTGACGGGAGGTTTTCGCGAACATCTTCGGCGCGCTGCCCTGCTCGGCCATGCCGTGCAGCATACGCCCGACGCCAAACACATCGCTGTTAATAGCTGACAGCGACGCGGTCAGCACCACAAAGTTGAGAATGCTGGCGGCAAAGGTGATGCCCAGATGCTGGAAGGTCAGCACGAACGGACTGCCGTTGGTGCCCACCTGGTTCCACGGGTAGATGGACATGATCACAAACAGCGTACCGACATAAAACACCAGAATACGCATCGGCACGGAGTTGATGGCGCGCGAAATAGAGGTCTGCGGATCTTTAGCTTCCCCGGCGGTAATACCGATGATTTCGATGCCGCCGTAGGCAAACATCACCATCTGCAATGACATCACCATGCCGAGCCAGCCGTTGCTGAAGAAGCCGCCGTTGCTCCACAGATTATGGATGCCGGTCGGTTCGCCGCCGTTGCCAATGCCCCAGATGATGATGCCGAAGCCCGCCGCGATCATCACAATAATAGTGGCGACCTTAAAGAACGAGAACCAGAACTCCAGCTCGCCGAACACCTTGACGCTCATCAGGTTTACGGCGCAGATGATCATCACCACGCTCAGCACCCAGATCCAGTGCGGCACCGTCGGGAACCAGATGCCCATATAAATGCCGAATGCGGTGACATCGGCAATAGCGACAATCAGGATCTCAAAACAGTAGGTCCAGCCGGTGATGTAGCCTGCCAGCGGGCCGAGGTTTTCCTGGGCATAGCGCGAGAAGGAGCTGGCCGCCGGGTTGTGTACCGACATCTCGCCCAGCGCACGCATAATGATATAGGCTGCCGCGCCGCCAATAATATAGGCCAGCAGCACGCTCGGTCCGGCCATTTTGATGGCATCCGCCGAACCATAGAACAGGCCCGTGCCAATCGCCGAGCCGAGCGCCATAAAGCGGATGTGCCGGGTGCTTAACCCCCGCTTTAGCTTGTTAGTACTTTCCATTGTTTCCCGTGCCATAACATAAATAAAAAAACCACGGGATGGTAAGCCCCGTGGTTATGACAAGCAACCCTTGATCAATGTGCGCGGGAAGTCACGTGACGCCCTGCGGCACGATCCCAGACCACGGCCAGTACCACGATCACGACGGTTGGCATCAGCCACGCCAGCCCCTGCTCTGCCAGCGGTAAGCGCTGGGTCCAGGCCGGTAACACCCCGCCAATGGCGGACGCTTTGATACCGTCAAGGACGCCGAAGGCCAGGCTGATGAACATCGCGGGGGCGATGATGCGCGACGAATTATGCCACCATGAACGGGTAAAGCTTAATACAACCAGTGCGATACACGGCGGATAAATCGCGGTCAGCACCGGAATGGAAATTTGGATCAGGTGGCTCAGGCCGAGGTTGGACACCAGCATGGAGAAGCCGCCGAGGATAAACGCCAGCGTGCGGTACGAGAACGGCAGATACTGGGCGAAGAACTCCGCGCAGGCGCAGGTCAGGCCGACCGCCGTCACCAGACAGGCGAGGAAAATCAGCGCCGCCAGCAGCAGGCTACCCGCACCACCAAAAGTGTGCTGTACGTAAGCATGAAGAATGGCCGCGCCGTTGGCAGACTGTTCAACCAGGGTGCCGCTGTCAGAGCCGAGGCGGAACAGCGCCAGGTACAGCAGCGTCAGGCCAACACCGGCAATCAGAC
It encodes the following:
- a CDS encoding DUF3999 family protein; protein product: MTIIRRILFCALLGAALPGWSQDATPETPKDYAWGAALETTTASPLYQVTLPERIYTDSVAPDLRDVRVFNQQGHAVPFTLIPAVQKQTPPRTLPLRLFALEPVPENNAASETLWLRSQDGIEIRLDGEGKKTAGKSYLLTLPETQKDEFPLSQLKLTWNAVPANWQGRTDVYVSSDLKNWTLYGRDMPLMDLTSGSDRLLLDTLDFSATVYPTEMRYVLVVFNDAARAPMLTGATAVEQIYSDTAVNIRLNAVAKTVSSSVQEFSWQRPQPLVSVMIEAREGRVLPLAIEYRSAAKAAWQPLAKSVIYQLNGKSSEPLTTGGLVQAIRVTAVNGQLEDGIARVTGERASQTLIFNAQGKGPFLLAWGNGAAQPQAMEVDMLVPAALRQENAQIPEALVQDRIVLGGDARLTAVDPAQQQSQWKKMLVWAALVLGVLVLIGVGLGIWREVRQKSV
- the malZ gene encoding maltodextrin glucosidase, producing MLNAWHLPVAPFVKLNKDQLFITLWLAGNDLPAQVKLRTEKDNEETSITMHPLRRAPCPGVTAWRVAIDVSEGQPRRRYSFKLLWADRQRWFTPQDFSDFPPARLEQFAIDCPDTGPQWVADQVFYQIFPDRFARSQPRTPQQDNVYYHHAAGHEIVLRDWDEPLTGEAGGSTFYGGDLDGISEKLPYLKKLGVTALYLNPVFVAPSVHKYDTEDYRHVDPQFGGDQALLRLRANTQREGIRLVLDGVFNHSGDSHAWFDRHNRGTTGACHNPASEWREWYSFSDEGHALDWLGYASLPKLDYQSASLVEEIYKGEDSIVRHWLKAPWNMDGWRLDVVHMLGEAGGARNNLLHISGISQAAKETQPEAYIVGEHFGDARQWLQADAEDAAMNYRGFTIPLWGFLANTDISYDPQHIDAATCMAWMDNYRAGLSHQQQLRMFNQLDSHDTSRFKTLLGKDIARMPLAVVWLFSWPGVPCIYYGDEVGLDGNNDPFCRKPFPWDKEKQDATLFALYQQMATLRKKSRALRHGGCQVLHAEGDVVVFVRVFQHERVLVAINRGKACEVVLTDLPLVDVPAWQCKVGTGTIEDNVLSLPAISATLWRNR
- the acpH gene encoding ACP phosphodiesterase, producing the protein MNFLAHLHLAHLAESSLPGNLLGDFVRGNPQDAYPAEIVDGIRMHRRIDVLTDNLPEVREAREWFRPQTRRVAPITLDVMWDHFLSRHWAQISPEMPLTAFVSYARAQVATILPSSPARFVNLNDYLWSEKWLERYRDMDFIQQVLNGMATRRPRLDALRDSWQDLDTHYAALEKLFFQFYPRMMAQAKNKEL
- a CDS encoding peroxiredoxin C, whose product is MVLVTRPAPDFTAAAVLGSGEIVENFNFKQHTQGKATVLFFWPMDFTFVCPSELIAFDKRYEEFQKRGVEVVGVSFDSEFVHNAWRNTPVDKGGIGPVKYAMVADIKREVQKAYGIEHPDAGVALRGSFLIDANGIVRHQVVNDLPLGRNIDEMLRMVDALQFHEEHGEVCPAQWEKGKEGMNASPDGVAKYLSENLTSL
- the queA gene encoding tRNA preQ1(34) S-adenosylmethionine ribosyltransferase-isomerase QueA: MRVADFSFELPESLIAHYPVPARSSCRLLSLDGPTGALTHGTFTDLLDKLNPGDLLVFNNTRVIPARLFGRKASGGKIEVLVERMLDDKRILAHIRASKAPKPGAELLLGDDDSVKATMVARHDALFEVEFNDERPVLDILNAIGHMPLPPYIDRPDEDAGRELYQTVYSQKPGAVAAPTAGLHFDEPLLARLREKGVEMAFVTLHVGAGTFQPVRVDSIEDHIMHSEYAEVPQEVVDAVLAAKARGNRVVAVGTTSVRSLESAAKAAKNDLIEPFFGDTQIFIYPGYQYSVIDALVTNFHLPESTLIMLVSAFAGYKATMHAYEEAVKAEYRFFSYGDAMFITYNPQAISERVGE
- the proY gene encoding proline-specific permease ProY, whose amino-acid sequence is MESTNKLKRGLSTRHIRFMALGSAIGTGLFYGSADAIKMAGPSVLLAYIIGGAAAYIIMRALGEMSVHNPAASSFSRYAQENLGPLAGYITGWTYCFEILIVAIADVTAFGIYMGIWFPTVPHWIWVLSVVMIICAVNLMSVKVFGELEFWFSFFKVATIIVMIAAGFGIIIWGIGNGGEPTGIHNLWSNGGFFSNGWLGMVMSLQMVMFAYGGIEIIGITAGEAKDPQTSISRAINSVPMRILVFYVGTLFVIMSIYPWNQVGTNGSPFVLTFQHLGITFAASILNFVVLTASLSAINSDVFGVGRMLHGMAEQGSAPKMFAKTSRHGIPWVTVVVMTVALLFAAWLNYIMPENVFLVIASLATFATVWVWIMILLSQIAFRRRLPPEEVAALKFKVPGGVPTTVAGLIFLVFIIALIGWHPETRISLYVGFAWIALLLVGWMFKRRYDRKTA
- a CDS encoding DUF2339 domain-containing protein, with translation MDELLLVAGLVLFFALIVAPALAIRAWRKSSDTQRELGVLRERLTALEQQLAGQANAPAPQPLPERTVEPEPVPVPVIVPAPPPPAVDPWAAKPALSEPVAVTPAATSKPVSDEPQGGMITSLVSWFMRGNPLAKLGILLLFFGLAFLFRYSVERDLFPLELRLCVAALAAVVLLALGWRLRHKQPVYALILQGGATGVLYLTVFGAFRLWQMLPVTLAFALLLLICAVSVGLAVLQRALSLAMLASLGGYLAPLLLSTGGGSHIGLFSFYLLLSCGILAISVWQHWRVLNLLGLLFTFGVGGVWGLYGYRPEFYLSCQLFLIANIVLFGVLSVGLSLRAQGGGKRIIDGVLLFAPPLIGFGMQYALTQDFTFGPAFSALGFGAFYLLLAWLVLRRKPELGRPLVLAALALGGAFVTLAIPLALSARWTSMAWALEGLGILWLGVQQQQRRMSYSGTGLLLLAVGSALWAVQDLLPALSQLMIFAVLSLTWIAAAWLWRGLNTQGSYGLLAGGIIFWLLALHGLSALTLSRWMNDLPGLLAFIALSVHGWRWAAQRLRWRALSYSVWLLWPLMLATLVWQIAAQGAIFSAGWQNLAWCIALPSALWLLYQQRTPPVPYLSQGLHLSLFWMIIAALAAELWWYIDALSWGMFPWQAGLAMTAAAAVILLVRAGLQRSLWPLRVWPQWYGTLALAPMGFFLLVMLLLTNIDDGVVMEQGYRPLLNPLEEGAAFALLALLALARLCARYFPQQGREIHKRVPLLLAGLAFWWLNGLLLRSLAWYGAIDWSVSALWSSRLVQTCFALFWMLVALLVMLRAARQVSRHEWLCGAALLGVVIVKLMLVDSAGGGGLARAVAFIGVAVLVLIVGYFSPLPPRVQQTHNEEQG